The Vespula vulgaris chromosome 4, iyVesVulg1.1, whole genome shotgun sequence genome has a segment encoding these proteins:
- the LOC127063017 gene encoding putative inorganic phosphate cotransporter isoform X2 has product MGFFAIFNAYVMRVCLSIALTQMVIPSNKTTNASLDNTCPVFQEDQPVEQKLSGTYDWSVGQQSMILSSFYWGYILTHLPGGLLAERFGGKYSLGLGILSTAVTTLLTPVAVEWGGATALTILRFLMGLGEGTTFPALNSMLAQWTPPEERSKLGSLVFAGALLGTVFGTSVSGVILQDSLIGWAAVFYVFGAVGVLWFIMWIILCYNNPDEHPFISERELKYLHDRMSAHTHKKPPLVPWRHMFTSVPFWALVAAQVGHDWGFFTMVTDLPTYMNNVMKFSIKNNGYLSSLPYLCMWISSLISSWLADKMITSGFMSRTNVRKLGTTIASIGPGIFLVGASYAECDRTIVVVMFTIGMTLMGTFYPGMKVNGLDLSPNYSGSLMAVVNGIGALSGIFTPYIVRALTPNELMTEWRLVFWVVFAVFVVTNLIFVFYASGEVQYWNDPEFVRRDREERRRKHDIEKQEKAGKISS; this is encoded by the exons ATGGGCTTTTTTGCGATCTTCAATGCCTACGTCATGAGAGTGTGCCTGTCGATCGCCTTGACGCAAATGGTCATACCTAGTAATAAAACAACAAATGCCTCGCTCGACAATACTTGTCCTGTTTTTCAAGAAGATCAACCAGTAGAGCAGAAACTATCTGGCACTTACGATTGGAGTGTAGGACAACAG AGCATGATATTGTCTTCATTCTATTGGGGATACATACTCACTCATCTGCCAGGAGGTCTATTGGCTGAGAGATTCGGTGGAAAGTACTCGCTCGGTTTAGGAATTCTTTCTACCGCAGTGACAACACTTTTAACACCGGTCGCAGTCGAATGGGGAGGAGCCACTGCACTTACCATTTTACGTTTCTTGATGGGTCTCGGCGAGGGTACGACATTTCCTGCATTGAACTCGATGTTAGCGCAATGGACACCTCCGGAAGAGAGATCGAAACTTGGCTCGTTGGTATTCGCTGGTGCTTTACTCGGCACAGTTTTCGGTACTTCCGTTTCCGGTGTGATTCTTCAAGATTCACTGATTGGTTGGGCTGCGGTTTTCTATGTTTTTGGTGCGGTAGGTGTATTATGGTTCATTATGTGGATCATATTGTGTTATAACAATCCGGACGAGCATCCGTTCATCTCCGAACGcgaattgaaatatttgcaCGACCGAATGAGCGCTCATACACATAAGAAACCACCTTTGGTACCGTGGCGACACATGTTCACGTCAGTGCCATTTTGGGCTTTGGTAGCCGCTCAAGTTGGTCACGATTGGGGCTTCTTCACGATGGTCACTGATCTCCCAACGTACATGAACAACGTAATGAAGTTCTCGATCAAGAACAACGGTTATTTGTCCTCTCTTCCGTATCTCTGCATGTGGATTTCTAGTTTAATATCTTCCTGGTTGGCCGACAAGATGATCACAAGTGGATTTATGtcacgaacgaacgtacgaaaacTCGGGACGACGATAGCTTCCATTGGACCTGGTATTTTCTTAGTTGGGGCATCCTACGCCGAATGTGACAGGACCATTGTCGTCGTTATGTTTACCATCGGAATGACTCTGATGG GTACTTTCTATCCCGGCATGAAGGTAAACGGACTTGATCTCAGTCCGAATTACTCCGGCTCGCTGATGGCTGTGGTTAATGGAATAGGTGCTTTAAGTGGTATCTTTACACCTTACATCGTAAGAGCACTTACGCCGAACGAATTGATGACCGAATGGAGACTCGTATTTTGGGTCGTATTTGCTGTTTTCGTTGTTACCAATTTAATTTTCGTATTTTACGCGAGCGGAGAGGTTCAATATTGGAATGATCCTGAATTCgtaagaagagatagagaggaaaggCGGCGTAAACACGATATtgagaaacaagagaaagcAGGAAAGATATCGTCGTAA
- the LOC127063017 gene encoding putative inorganic phosphate cotransporter isoform X1: MLSAWKVCCAGVPQRLVFAVMGFFAIFNAYVMRVCLSIALTQMVIPSNKTTNASLDNTCPVFQEDQPVEQKLSGTYDWSVGQQSMILSSFYWGYILTHLPGGLLAERFGGKYSLGLGILSTAVTTLLTPVAVEWGGATALTILRFLMGLGEGTTFPALNSMLAQWTPPEERSKLGSLVFAGALLGTVFGTSVSGVILQDSLIGWAAVFYVFGAVGVLWFIMWIILCYNNPDEHPFISERELKYLHDRMSAHTHKKPPLVPWRHMFTSVPFWALVAAQVGHDWGFFTMVTDLPTYMNNVMKFSIKNNGYLSSLPYLCMWISSLISSWLADKMITSGFMSRTNVRKLGTTIASIGPGIFLVGASYAECDRTIVVVMFTIGMTLMGTFYPGMKVNGLDLSPNYSGSLMAVVNGIGALSGIFTPYIVRALTPNELMTEWRLVFWVVFAVFVVTNLIFVFYASGEVQYWNDPEFVRRDREERRRKHDIEKQEKAGKISS; this comes from the exons ATGCTGTCGGCTTGGAAAGTATGCT GTGCGGGAGTACCGCAACGTTTGGTATTTGCCGTGATGGGCTTTTTTGCGATCTTCAATGCCTACGTCATGAGAGTGTGCCTGTCGATCGCCTTGACGCAAATGGTCATACCTAGTAATAAAACAACAAATGCCTCGCTCGACAATACTTGTCCTGTTTTTCAAGAAGATCAACCAGTAGAGCAGAAACTATCTGGCACTTACGATTGGAGTGTAGGACAACAG AGCATGATATTGTCTTCATTCTATTGGGGATACATACTCACTCATCTGCCAGGAGGTCTATTGGCTGAGAGATTCGGTGGAAAGTACTCGCTCGGTTTAGGAATTCTTTCTACCGCAGTGACAACACTTTTAACACCGGTCGCAGTCGAATGGGGAGGAGCCACTGCACTTACCATTTTACGTTTCTTGATGGGTCTCGGCGAGGGTACGACATTTCCTGCATTGAACTCGATGTTAGCGCAATGGACACCTCCGGAAGAGAGATCGAAACTTGGCTCGTTGGTATTCGCTGGTGCTTTACTCGGCACAGTTTTCGGTACTTCCGTTTCCGGTGTGATTCTTCAAGATTCACTGATTGGTTGGGCTGCGGTTTTCTATGTTTTTGGTGCGGTAGGTGTATTATGGTTCATTATGTGGATCATATTGTGTTATAACAATCCGGACGAGCATCCGTTCATCTCCGAACGcgaattgaaatatttgcaCGACCGAATGAGCGCTCATACACATAAGAAACCACCTTTGGTACCGTGGCGACACATGTTCACGTCAGTGCCATTTTGGGCTTTGGTAGCCGCTCAAGTTGGTCACGATTGGGGCTTCTTCACGATGGTCACTGATCTCCCAACGTACATGAACAACGTAATGAAGTTCTCGATCAAGAACAACGGTTATTTGTCCTCTCTTCCGTATCTCTGCATGTGGATTTCTAGTTTAATATCTTCCTGGTTGGCCGACAAGATGATCACAAGTGGATTTATGtcacgaacgaacgtacgaaaacTCGGGACGACGATAGCTTCCATTGGACCTGGTATTTTCTTAGTTGGGGCATCCTACGCCGAATGTGACAGGACCATTGTCGTCGTTATGTTTACCATCGGAATGACTCTGATGG GTACTTTCTATCCCGGCATGAAGGTAAACGGACTTGATCTCAGTCCGAATTACTCCGGCTCGCTGATGGCTGTGGTTAATGGAATAGGTGCTTTAAGTGGTATCTTTACACCTTACATCGTAAGAGCACTTACGCCGAACGAATTGATGACCGAATGGAGACTCGTATTTTGGGTCGTATTTGCTGTTTTCGTTGTTACCAATTTAATTTTCGTATTTTACGCGAGCGGAGAGGTTCAATATTGGAATGATCCTGAATTCgtaagaagagatagagaggaaaggCGGCGTAAACACGATATtgagaaacaagagaaagcAGGAAAGATATCGTCGTAA
- the LOC127063022 gene encoding baculoviral IAP repeat-containing protein 5: protein MDFLPATSSLFWRTVRLETFKNWPYQSSKDSCTPERMASAGFFSKATKEEPDLAECFICSKQLDGWESTDDPWKEHENHQPSCAFVKLQKQDECLWTVYELFELIKAYNLKECECELEKAKSKVKDEAAKLVEEIPLLFKSIRKQKRGGS, encoded by the exons ATGGATTTTTTacc AGCTACTTCATCCTTATTTTGGAGAACGGTAAGATTGGAAACGTTTAAAAACTGGCCTTACCAATCTTCCAAAGATTCTTGTACTCCAGAACGTATGGCTTCTGCTGGTTTCTTTTCCAAAGCAACAAAGGAAGAACCAGATTTAGCAgaatgttttatttgttctaaGCAGCTTGATGGCTGGGAATCTACGGATGATCCATG GAAAGAACATGAGAATCATCAACCATCGTGTGCCTTTGTAAAACTACAAAAACAAGATGAATGCCTATGGACCGTTTAcgaattatttgaattaataaaagcGTATAATTTGAAAGAATGT gaGTGTGAATTAGAAAAGGCGAAATCTAAAGTAAAAGACGAAGCAGCTAAGCTTGTAGAAGAAataccattattatttaaaagtataagaaaacagaaaagaggaggaagttAA